From a single Ischnura elegans chromosome 7, ioIscEleg1.1, whole genome shotgun sequence genomic region:
- the LOC124162688 gene encoding uncharacterized protein LOC124162688, protein MGISEMRMENCITTYFSLVFLVIASQAASSMAENDPIFIVLMTDHDASASKFVLHDMYCLDPVLPTTDAACNYRVLAPVDGYFTDTRIEGMSIDFEHPSKGTKCQIEWKENTVNVEVTCAKGKSKYAQLPAFRSVNSTSGWVRARNLIISESSCLNKVYAKRYYKFGLNNYPEQRPTVVFRFKTYSCRAGAIFGRPNYYRTTEAPCRYNKRRRCRPVTKRQREDSSKVVHLSSK, encoded by the coding sequence ATGGGAATATCCGAGATGAGGATGGAGAATTGCATCACAACGTACTTTTCCCTGGTATTTCTGGTCATCGCATCCCAAGCTGCATCTTCCATGGCGGAAAACGACCCGATATTCATCGTGCTTATGACTGACCACGATGCCAGCGCTTCTAAGTTCGTCCTTCACGACATGTACTGTCTCGACCCAGTACTACCTACGACCGACGCGGCGTGCAACTACCGCGTCCTGGCGCCGGTGGACGGATATTTCACCGATACCAGGATTGAGGGCATGTCCATAGATTTTGAGCATCCTTCCAAGGGGACCAAGTGCCAAATCGAGTGGAAAGAAAACACTGTGAACGTTGAAGTGACATGCGCCAAAGGGAAGAGCAAGTATGCTCAGCTTCCTGCGTTCCGCTCGGTAAATTCTACATCAGGTTGGGTTAGGGCCAGGAATCTAATCATATCAGAGTCAAGCTGTCTCAATAAAGTGTACGCGAAGAGGTATTACAAGTTTGGTTTGAACAATTATCCGGAGCAGAGGCCGACTGTCGTGTTCCGTTTCAAGACGTACAGCTGCCGAGCAGGAGCGATTTTCGGTAGACCAAACTACTATAGGACCACCGAAGCACCTTGTCGCTACAACAAGAGGAGGAGATGCAGGCCAGTAACGAAGAGACAGCGTGAGGACAGTTCAAAAGTTGTACATTTATCCAGTAAATAG